In Clostridium sp. SY8519, one genomic interval encodes:
- a CDS encoding aminodeoxychorismate/anthranilate synthase component II has translation MILLIDNYDSFTYNLYQYIGVFTEDITVVRNDKITVDEIREMRPERIVLSPGPKSPDEAGICMDTVREFYDKVPILGICLGHQAIVQALGGRIVHAGKICHGKQSLIRHTEDGIFTGIPSPLRVARYHSLAADPERIPDTLQVQAVADDGEIMAVRMKDYPVEGLQFHPESIITEHGKRMIDNFLNDII, from the coding sequence ATGATTTTGCTGATCGATAATTACGATTCCTTTACCTATAATCTGTATCAGTATATCGGAGTATTCACGGAAGATATCACAGTGGTTCGAAATGATAAAATCACGGTCGATGAAATCCGGGAAATGCGTCCGGAGCGTATTGTGCTTTCTCCGGGACCCAAATCCCCGGATGAGGCCGGAATCTGCATGGATACCGTGCGGGAGTTTTATGACAAAGTTCCGATTCTGGGCATCTGCCTCGGGCATCAGGCCATTGTACAGGCCCTGGGCGGCAGAATTGTCCATGCCGGGAAAATATGCCATGGGAAACAGTCTCTGATCCGCCACACGGAGGACGGGATTTTTACCGGAATCCCTTCCCCGCTTCGGGTGGCGCGGTACCATTCCCTGGCAGCGGATCCGGAGCGGATCCCGGACACGCTGCAGGTGCAGGCCGTGGCGGATGACGGGGAAATCATGGCTGTCCGGATGAAGGACTATCCGGTGGAAGGACTTCAGTTTCATCCGGAATCCATTATTACGGAACATGGAAAACGGATGATCGACAATTTCCTTAATGACATCATCTGA
- the trpC gene encoding indole-3-glycerol phosphate synthase TrpC yields MILDDIVEKKQIRLKEHKSRIHPAEMIRLADEAQASGGNFYQALKKPGISIIGEFKKASPSLGKIRQTMELTDRIDEYNRAVDCISCLTEEDYFLGSTEYLRQIRGISPLPILRKDFMIDPYQFYEAKAIGADAILLITGILDDAQLKDFYQLSEELGLDALFEAHTEEQMDRTLNCGAKIVGVNNRDLRDFSIHLETTERLASMVPEDRVFVAESGIVQDEDVRLLARCRVDAFLIGRAFMESRHPEAVAKHWKEVYLEAKKAIGPQGGNRMP; encoded by the coding sequence ATGATATTGGATGACATTGTTGAAAAGAAGCAGATACGCCTGAAGGAACACAAATCCAGAATCCATCCGGCAGAGATGATACGGCTGGCGGATGAGGCGCAGGCGTCCGGAGGGAATTTTTACCAGGCACTGAAAAAGCCGGGAATCTCCATTATCGGCGAGTTTAAGAAGGCATCGCCGAGTCTGGGAAAAATCCGGCAGACCATGGAGCTGACCGACCGCATTGATGAATACAACCGCGCGGTGGACTGCATCTCCTGCCTGACGGAAGAAGATTATTTCCTTGGCAGCACTGAATATCTCCGCCAGATTCGCGGAATATCCCCCCTGCCGATTCTGCGCAAGGATTTTATGATCGATCCCTATCAGTTTTATGAGGCAAAGGCAATCGGCGCGGACGCGATTCTTCTGATTACCGGAATTCTGGATGATGCGCAGCTGAAGGATTTTTATCAGCTGTCGGAAGAACTGGGACTGGATGCGTTATTTGAGGCGCATACCGAAGAACAGATGGACCGGACACTGAACTGCGGGGCAAAAATCGTCGGTGTCAACAACCGGGATCTGCGGGATTTTTCCATTCATCTGGAAACCACGGAGCGTCTGGCTTCCATGGTGCCTGAGGACCGGGTCTTTGTGGCAGAGAGCGGGATTGTGCAGGATGAAGATGTGCGGCTTCTGGCCAGATGCCGGGTGGATGCGTTCCTCATCGGAAGGGCATTTATGGAATCCCGTCATCCGGAAGCCGTGGCAAAGCACTGGAAAGAAGTTTATCTGGAAGCAAAAAAAGCCATAGGGCCGCAGGGCGGGAACCGGATGCCATGA
- the trpE gene encoding anthranilate synthase component I, with the protein METKLRVYKKTVSIVNETACDMYQSLVGSQTGFLMESYDKEYDRFTFFGGNPMAVIRGEKDRLVLNFRDGSREVRRGNPRELLKELYSEFQVDRESDELAFSGGLVGNLGYDYIRYTEDLPDSNPDEIGIETICMMLVTEFVIVDHVAETMTGIVLDTPDEAGRQRAMAKAEELVTKARAVPDIPVQHTFVRDGRVIRETDTCESYSKKVEKIRQYIVDGHVFQTVLSQRWTVETGQSGFALYQELRELNPSPYLYYFNYGDFEVIGSSPEMIVKRQNGRIYTCPIAGTRPRGKTPEEDRILTEELLNDEKETAEHIMLVDLARNDMGRVSEFGTVKVTRLKEVQYYSHVMHIVSLVEGRSRKEVHPCDLISSFLPAGTLSGAPKIRAMEIIDELENVRRGLYGGATGYIDFSGDMDFCITIRTMIKKGSRVYLQAGAGIVADSVPENEYNECRNKAMALAKTLLP; encoded by the coding sequence ATGGAAACTAAGTTGCGTGTATACAAAAAAACAGTCAGTATTGTAAACGAAACCGCCTGTGATATGTACCAGAGCCTGGTGGGCAGCCAGACCGGATTTCTGATGGAAAGTTATGACAAGGAATATGACCGTTTTACTTTTTTCGGCGGAAATCCCATGGCAGTGATCCGGGGAGAAAAGGACCGGCTGGTTCTGAATTTCCGGGACGGATCCAGAGAAGTCCGCAGAGGAAATCCGCGGGAACTGCTGAAGGAATTGTACAGCGAATTCCAGGTGGACCGGGAATCGGATGAGCTGGCATTTTCCGGCGGACTGGTGGGAAACCTGGGGTATGATTATATCCGGTATACGGAAGATCTGCCGGACAGCAATCCGGATGAAATCGGCATCGAGACCATCTGTATGATGCTGGTGACGGAATTCGTGATCGTGGATCATGTGGCGGAAACCATGACCGGTATCGTCCTGGACACGCCGGATGAGGCAGGCAGACAGCGGGCAATGGCAAAAGCGGAGGAACTGGTGACAAAAGCCCGTGCCGTGCCTGACATACCGGTACAGCATACATTTGTCCGGGACGGACGGGTGATCCGGGAAACAGACACCTGTGAGTCTTACAGTAAAAAAGTGGAAAAGATCCGGCAGTATATCGTGGACGGGCATGTGTTCCAGACCGTTCTTTCCCAGCGCTGGACTGTGGAAACCGGACAGTCCGGTTTTGCGCTTTACCAGGAGCTGCGGGAACTAAATCCGTCCCCCTACCTGTATTATTTTAATTATGGGGATTTCGAAGTGATCGGCAGTTCTCCGGAGATGATCGTCAAACGGCAGAACGGGAGAATTTACACCTGCCCAATCGCCGGGACGCGTCCCAGGGGAAAAACACCGGAGGAAGACCGTATCCTGACAGAAGAACTTCTAAATGATGAAAAAGAGACGGCGGAGCATATTATGCTGGTGGATCTGGCCAGAAACGATATGGGGCGGGTCTCTGAGTTCGGAACCGTGAAAGTAACCCGGCTGAAAGAAGTACAGTATTATTCCCATGTGATGCACATTGTTTCTCTGGTGGAGGGACGCAGCCGAAAGGAGGTGCATCCCTGTGACCTGATTTCTTCCTTCCTGCCGGCCGGGACACTCAGCGGCGCGCCGAAAATCCGTGCCATGGAGATTATCGATGAGCTGGAAAATGTACGGCGCGGATTATACGGAGGGGCAACCGGATATATTGATTTTTCCGGAGATATGGATTTCTGCATTACCATCCGCACCATGATCAAAAAGGGATCCCGGGTGTATCTGCAGGCGGGGGCTGGCATTGTTGCCGATTCTGTTCCGGAAAATGAGTATAATGAATGCCGCAACAAAGCAATGGCTCTGGCCAAAACACTGCTTCCGTAG